In methanogenic archaeon ISO4-H5, the following are encoded in one genomic region:
- a CDS encoding UDP-galactopyranose mutase Glf gives MEEILVIGAGISGAVISNLYSSNTDTRITVIDRRDHIAGNCYDYRDENSIMIHRYGSHIFHTSNEDVWNYLIQFTGFNDYIHKVVAVIDGKEVHLPFNLNSIHAAFPEALASKLEQKLLSKFNYGTKIPIKDFMEQDDEDLRFLTQYIYENVFLHYTEKQWGKDPSQIDGAVTARVPVYLSRDDRYFQNTYQGIPLEGYTAMIERLLDRPNITVKLNTDAKGYDFSRYDEVFFTGAVDELMDYQFGQLPYRSVHFELEAYDREHYQSGAVVNYPNNYDFTRIHEYKYYLGDRSPRTVIAKEYSEDFVPGKNDRYYPVPSEENAELYNRYLELAREKYPNMHFLGRLGDYKYYDMDKAVKRALDLYRELNLEG, from the coding sequence ATGGAGGAGATTCTGGTCATTGGCGCAGGAATATCCGGTGCCGTAATTTCCAATCTGTATTCCTCGAATACAGACACCAGAATTACAGTTATCGATCGCCGTGACCACATCGCAGGCAACTGCTACGACTACCGTGACGAGAACAGCATCATGATCCACAGATACGGATCGCACATATTCCACACCTCCAACGAAGACGTCTGGAACTATCTAATCCAATTCACCGGATTCAACGATTATATTCACAAAGTGGTCGCCGTCATCGATGGCAAAGAAGTCCATCTACCGTTCAATCTGAATTCAATACACGCCGCCTTCCCCGAAGCCCTCGCCTCGAAACTTGAGCAGAAACTCCTCTCCAAATTCAACTATGGCACCAAGATCCCCATCAAGGACTTTATGGAACAGGACGACGAGGATCTCCGCTTCCTCACCCAATACATCTACGAGAACGTCTTCTTACATTACACCGAAAAGCAATGGGGAAAGGACCCCTCCCAGATCGACGGCGCCGTCACCGCCCGCGTCCCAGTCTACCTCTCCAGGGACGACCGCTACTTCCAGAACACCTATCAGGGCATACCTCTCGAAGGCTACACCGCCATGATAGAGAGGTTGCTCGACAGGCCCAACATTACCGTTAAACTGAACACCGACGCCAAAGGATACGACTTCTCCCGGTACGACGAGGTCTTCTTCACCGGCGCCGTCGACGAACTCATGGATTACCAGTTCGGTCAGCTACCGTACCGCAGCGTGCACTTCGAACTGGAGGCCTACGACAGAGAACACTACCAGTCCGGCGCCGTCGTCAACTACCCCAACAACTACGACTTCACCCGCATCCACGAATACAAGTACTACCTCGGCGACAGATCCCCCAGGACCGTGATTGCCAAGGAGTACTCCGAGGACTTTGTCCCCGGGAAGAACGACCGCTACTACCCCGTACCCTCCGAGGAGAACGCCGAGCTCTACAACAGATATCTCGAACTCGCCAGGGAGAAGTATCCCAATATGCACTTCCTCGGCAGGCTCGGCGATTACAAGTATTATGATATGGACAAAGCGGTCAAGCGTGCGCTCGACCTCTACAGAGAACTGAACCTAGAAGGGTAA
- a CDS encoding glycosyl transferase GT2 family, whose amino-acid sequence MNEDVPSEEKAYPKVILAHVICTFHREETAYLKIDHLKPLLSESYRIIVIDNGGTLPEKNEPYLRILHSPNYGGSAGFARGMIESLKTDATHILLNDDDAEVEADAIRRTIEYLSRLPPEKKDICVSGIMLDSHNPNIVYEAGAQVSDGNLIPLKHGADITKGEGLLALNKHEHIDFANWTYFCVPVSLVREHGLPLPMFVREDDVEYGLRLKAEIVTIPKVYVKHPTYTSDYSPANYYYYVRNRLTALCCSADPDISILDKFFDEMATEACSYRYLSCRQMILGMEDFLRGPEHVFMQCRDGMHPAERPELQDLNILRQRLSPACSIPAEEFSRRRRSLNGIFRRSVGDIETTPFDMDSAHFYRVGKVLYKINVERGFLAKRSAPKAIHYAIHITFLKRKAMKLFPKLKKEYHNKREIYSSEKFWQNLFCNNPPN is encoded by the coding sequence ATGAACGAAGACGTCCCCTCCGAAGAGAAAGCCTATCCCAAGGTGATACTGGCACATGTCATCTGCACCTTCCACCGCGAGGAGACCGCATACCTAAAGATAGATCACCTGAAACCCCTCCTCTCCGAATCCTACCGGATCATCGTCATCGACAACGGAGGCACTCTCCCGGAGAAGAACGAACCGTATCTCAGAATCCTCCATTCCCCCAACTACGGCGGCAGCGCCGGCTTCGCCCGGGGCATGATCGAATCCCTGAAGACAGATGCGACACACATTCTCCTCAACGACGACGACGCCGAAGTGGAAGCCGACGCAATCAGAAGAACCATCGAGTACCTCTCTCGCCTCCCTCCCGAGAAGAAGGATATCTGCGTCAGCGGCATAATGCTCGATTCCCACAATCCTAACATAGTCTACGAAGCGGGTGCACAGGTCTCCGACGGAAACCTCATCCCCCTCAAGCACGGTGCCGACATCACTAAAGGAGAAGGACTCCTGGCACTTAACAAGCATGAGCACATTGACTTTGCAAACTGGACCTACTTCTGCGTGCCCGTCTCCCTGGTGAGGGAGCACGGCCTCCCCCTCCCAATGTTCGTCCGCGAGGACGACGTCGAGTACGGCCTCAGACTCAAAGCAGAGATAGTCACAATCCCCAAAGTGTACGTGAAACACCCGACCTACACCAGCGATTATAGCCCAGCCAATTACTACTACTATGTGCGCAACCGTCTGACAGCGCTCTGCTGCTCCGCCGACCCGGACATCTCCATCTTAGACAAATTCTTCGACGAAATGGCCACCGAGGCCTGCTCCTACCGCTACCTTTCCTGCCGGCAGATGATCCTCGGCATGGAGGATTTCCTCAGAGGTCCGGAACATGTGTTCATGCAGTGCAGGGACGGGATGCATCCCGCGGAGAGACCGGAACTGCAGGATCTGAACATCCTCAGGCAGAGGCTCTCCCCCGCCTGCTCCATCCCTGCGGAAGAGTTCTCCAGACGCAGAAGGTCGCTCAACGGAATCTTCAGGAGATCGGTCGGCGACATCGAAACAACACCATTCGACATGGACTCCGCCCACTTCTACCGGGTAGGAAAGGTCCTCTACAAAATAAATGTCGAGAGAGGGTTCCTCGCAAAACGTAGCGCACCCAAAGCAATCCATTATGCAATCCACATAACATTTCTCAAAAGAAAAGCAATGAAACTATTTCCAAAGTTGAAAAAAGAGTATCACAACAAAAGAGAAATCTATTCTTCAGAAAAGTTTTGGCAGAATCTATTCTGTAATAATCCCCCGAACTAA
- a CDS encoding glucose-1-phosphate thymidylyltransferase RfbA, which produces MKGIILAAGKGTRLYPASKHISKILLPVYDKPMIYYPLTTLMSAGIRDIMIIVSKEDKAYFKKLLGDGKQFGISIKYAIQKTQKGIADALLVGEKFIDGDMVALVLGDNVFHGEEMYEHLAQAMAESDGATVFCKQVEDPRAFGVAEIDNEGKVLSLEEKPSNPKSDWAVTGLYVYDKNACKLAKTLSPSARGELEITDLNKRYMEKGLLKTQLLEEGVIWADTGTFESLLDASIVIHTIEKTGREMVGCPEEVALQRGFITKRQLSEWIAKSSGNSYYDYLNVLLQKE; this is translated from the coding sequence ATGAAGGGAATTATCCTTGCGGCCGGCAAAGGGACGAGATTATATCCGGCCTCGAAACACATTTCAAAGATTTTGTTGCCCGTGTATGACAAGCCTATGATTTATTATCCTCTTACCACTCTGATGAGTGCGGGAATTAGAGACATTATGATTATAGTGTCCAAAGAGGACAAAGCATATTTTAAGAAGTTGCTTGGTGACGGAAAACAATTCGGCATTTCTATTAAATACGCTATACAGAAGACTCAGAAAGGTATAGCCGATGCGCTTCTCGTGGGGGAGAAATTCATTGACGGAGATATGGTCGCTCTTGTACTCGGCGATAATGTGTTTCATGGGGAGGAGATGTATGAGCACCTGGCCCAAGCGATGGCTGAGTCCGATGGGGCTACTGTTTTCTGCAAACAGGTCGAGGATCCGCGGGCATTTGGTGTTGCGGAAATAGATAATGAAGGCAAAGTTCTCAGTCTTGAAGAAAAACCTTCTAATCCTAAGTCGGACTGGGCTGTGACTGGACTGTACGTTTATGATAAAAACGCGTGTAAATTGGCAAAAACACTTAGCCCTTCTGCCAGAGGAGAACTGGAAATAACTGATTTGAATAAGAGATATATGGAAAAAGGCTTACTGAAAACTCAACTACTAGAAGAGGGTGTGATTTGGGCAGATACGGGTACATTTGAATCATTGTTGGATGCTTCAATTGTAATTCATACTATAGAAAAGACTGGGAGAGAAATGGTAGGTTGTCCCGAAGAAGTTGCATTACAACGCGGATTTATTACTAAGCGGCAACTTTCAGAATGGATTGCAAAATCTAGTGGTAATTCATATTACGACTATCTCAATGTTTTATTACAAAAAGAGTAA
- a CDS encoding dTDP-glucose 4,6-dehydratase RfbB, with amino-acid sequence MRSVIVTGANGFVGSALIKQLLNKGIQVCAIVNKNTYRLDIIDNLTIIQCSLSELSDLLQKCPKKEYDTFYHFAWEGSAGPERTNYELQLLNAKYTLDAIKIAKELGCSRFVVAGTIMEHETIAATYKPDNKPGLPYIYGAGKTVTHLMAAPYASSLGIDLIWAEITNTYGPGEISPRLVNTTLKKCIKGISPEFTAGTQNYDFVYIDDMARAFYLIGKNGKPFRSYLIGSSNARPLKEFLLEMKNAVAPNIEFKFGDVPFSGVDLPLSQFDTSMTFEDTGFKAKISFGEGCKRTYKWLQKMEDINDSKI; translated from the coding sequence ATGAGGTCGGTTATTGTTACAGGCGCGAACGGATTTGTAGGCAGTGCTTTAATCAAGCAACTCTTAAACAAGGGGATTCAAGTTTGTGCGATAGTGAATAAAAACACATATCGGCTCGATATAATTGATAACTTAACAATTATTCAGTGTAGTTTGTCTGAATTATCTGATTTATTGCAAAAATGTCCCAAAAAGGAATATGATACGTTTTATCATTTTGCATGGGAAGGTTCAGCAGGTCCTGAAAGAACTAATTATGAATTGCAGCTATTAAATGCCAAATATACTTTAGACGCAATTAAAATTGCTAAAGAACTTGGTTGCTCTCGTTTTGTTGTAGCTGGTACCATAATGGAGCACGAAACAATAGCTGCAACATACAAACCCGATAATAAACCTGGTTTACCGTACATTTATGGTGCGGGAAAAACTGTTACACATCTTATGGCCGCCCCATATGCCTCATCATTAGGTATTGATTTGATCTGGGCGGAGATAACTAATACTTATGGCCCTGGAGAAATTAGTCCAAGATTGGTTAACACCACGTTAAAAAAATGTATAAAGGGTATTTCCCCAGAATTCACAGCGGGAACACAAAACTACGATTTTGTATATATTGATGATATGGCAAGGGCGTTCTATCTGATCGGAAAAAACGGTAAACCGTTTCGTAGTTATTTAATAGGTAGTTCTAACGCTCGTCCATTGAAAGAATTTCTTTTGGAAATGAAAAATGCGGTGGCACCCAATATAGAATTTAAGTTTGGAGATGTACCTTTTTCAGGGGTAGATTTGCCACTATCCCAATTTGATACGTCGATGACTTTTGAAGACACCGGTTTCAAAGCTAAAATCTCATTTGGGGAAGGTTGTAAACGTACTTATAAATGGTTACAAAAAATGGAGGATATCAATGATTCAAAAATTTGA
- a CDS encoding transmembrane protein, with product MIFECRRRLEDAYRSYPAVTTFVTISALALIVLILSTLVTHGQMLYWTLDFNPKSYLFGDHFDSVSTGVDDPYSKWLVIYPPFITSVYAFLGWLTSDFEDGTGINHAQALADSNLPVIVFIIFMIVSIYIFRRIMHRVLSESYSFSMTEWIFLAILFSIPVLYAIQRGNCIFYAIDCIMLFLLGYRSEKKAIRYLSYAAIIIAVNIKLYPALFMLLMLRERQGKEFLLCAAAALLLFFLPLYLYGSSPGAYLHHLFEYSSPTESCGSFIGMRQWIAGIGQEFFGSSLNMVGLVFCLAILAVSAMLILFDRDMPFWQMLTILGSNMAIGIGVSTLYGFLYLLPALIFLLAQYDRWDLETKYATVLLALIFASFPPVPVFKSVCTFVLLMLMLVLSIRRITVEKTRVEISVSS from the coding sequence ATGATTTTCGAGTGCAGGAGAAGATTGGAAGATGCGTATCGTAGCTATCCTGCGGTAACGACGTTCGTTACGATCTCCGCTCTGGCACTCATCGTTCTCATCCTTTCCACGCTTGTCACGCACGGGCAGATGCTGTATTGGACCCTGGATTTCAATCCGAAGAGCTACCTCTTCGGGGATCATTTCGACAGTGTGAGTACGGGAGTCGATGACCCCTACTCCAAATGGCTGGTGATCTATCCTCCGTTCATCACAAGCGTCTATGCCTTCCTAGGGTGGCTGACCTCGGATTTCGAGGACGGAACAGGTATCAATCATGCACAGGCACTGGCCGATTCCAATCTCCCGGTCATAGTGTTCATAATATTCATGATCGTGAGCATCTATATCTTCCGCAGGATAATGCACAGGGTACTTTCCGAGAGTTACTCCTTCAGTATGACCGAATGGATATTCCTGGCGATCCTTTTTTCAATCCCTGTCCTTTATGCAATCCAGAGGGGCAACTGCATCTTCTATGCCATAGACTGCATCATGCTGTTCCTGTTGGGATACCGTTCCGAGAAGAAGGCCATACGCTATCTCTCCTATGCGGCGATCATCATAGCTGTGAACATCAAGCTGTATCCGGCACTGTTCATGCTGCTGATGCTCCGCGAGCGTCAGGGGAAGGAGTTCCTGCTGTGTGCGGCAGCGGCTCTCCTGCTGTTCTTCCTCCCGTTGTATCTCTACGGCAGCAGCCCTGGGGCCTACCTGCACCATCTTTTCGAGTACTCCTCCCCGACGGAAAGCTGCGGGAGCTTCATCGGGATGCGCCAGTGGATCGCCGGCATAGGACAGGAGTTTTTCGGCAGCAGCCTCAACATGGTAGGACTTGTATTCTGTCTTGCGATCCTGGCGGTTTCGGCGATGCTCATACTCTTTGACAGGGACATGCCGTTCTGGCAGATGCTGACCATCCTGGGGAGCAACATGGCAATCGGAATCGGGGTGTCCACCCTGTACGGCTTCCTTTATCTCCTGCCGGCGCTGATATTCCTGCTGGCACAGTACGACAGATGGGATTTGGAAACGAAGTACGCCACGGTGCTGCTGGCCCTGATCTTCGCGTCGTTCCCTCCGGTTCCCGTGTTCAAGAGTGTCTGTACCTTCGTGCTGCTGATGTTGATGCTGGTTCTCAGCATTAGGCGCATTACTGTAGAAAAAACCAGGGTGGAAATCTCAGTATCCAGTTGA
- a CDS encoding Amidohydrolase family protein — protein MITVLRDAWIVTQNAKRDVLKGDVVVDGERIVSVGPKFNGTADREINCSGDIVMPGMVNTHTHIAMTVMKGVVDDLLFPDFLAKTFKIDADRSDEDLLLGTKLGCMEMMLSGTTTFVDFYYSEDVIAKATQEAGLRGVCCWCCLDEDKTTQKGNPVQNCKNFYHKFKNERKIVPGVSLQGVYVCNEDTCVEANAFSEEVNCPITMHLSETEGEVENHFKQTGKRPGKWLSDIGVLSNRMITAHSAYLDAEEIALMGKAGMSISSCPVSNMKLATGGVAPIPEFKNAGVNISLGTDGSTTNNTLDMIAEMRSLGLLQKASHKDPTILPAQELLDIVTINGAKAIGMQDSLGSIEVGKFADLVVIDGKAPNMRPLLSENIIANMAYSMCNANVKTVMCQGDLVVEDRNLLTMDKDALLAQSEDAFRALCLR, from the coding sequence ATGATTACTGTTTTGCGTGACGCATGGATTGTTACCCAGAACGCCAAGCGTGATGTTCTTAAAGGAGATGTTGTGGTCGACGGAGAGAGGATCGTCTCCGTCGGGCCCAAGTTCAACGGCACCGCCGACAGGGAAATCAACTGCTCCGGCGACATCGTCATGCCCGGCATGGTCAACACCCACACCCACATCGCCATGACCGTGATGAAAGGTGTCGTTGACGACCTTCTCTTCCCTGATTTCCTTGCCAAGACATTCAAGATAGATGCAGATCGTTCGGATGAGGATCTTTTGTTGGGAACAAAACTCGGATGCATGGAGATGATGCTCTCCGGCACCACCACCTTCGTTGACTTCTACTATTCTGAGGATGTCATCGCCAAGGCCACCCAGGAAGCGGGGCTCAGGGGAGTCTGCTGCTGGTGCTGCCTCGACGAGGACAAGACCACCCAGAAGGGCAACCCCGTCCAGAACTGTAAGAACTTCTACCACAAGTTCAAGAACGAGAGGAAGATTGTCCCCGGAGTATCGCTCCAGGGGGTCTACGTGTGCAACGAAGACACCTGTGTCGAAGCCAACGCATTCTCGGAGGAAGTGAATTGTCCCATAACTATGCACCTTTCCGAGACTGAGGGAGAAGTGGAAAACCACTTCAAACAGACTGGCAAGAGACCCGGAAAATGGCTCTCCGACATTGGAGTGCTCAGCAACAGGATGATCACCGCTCACTCGGCATATCTCGATGCTGAAGAGATTGCACTCATGGGCAAGGCAGGTATGTCCATATCTTCCTGCCCCGTGTCCAACATGAAACTTGCCACCGGGGGAGTTGCACCTATACCCGAGTTCAAGAATGCGGGAGTCAACATTTCTCTTGGAACCGATGGCAGTACTACCAACAACACCCTTGACATGATTGCTGAGATGAGGTCTCTGGGTCTTCTTCAGAAAGCCAGTCACAAGGACCCCACAATCCTTCCTGCACAGGAGCTGCTAGACATAGTCACCATCAACGGTGCCAAGGCCATCGGCATGCAGGATTCCCTCGGTTCTATCGAAGTGGGCAAGTTCGCCGATCTCGTGGTCATCGACGGAAAGGCACCCAACATGAGGCCCCTCCTGTCCGAGAACATCATCGCCAACATGGCCTACTCCATGTGCAACGCGAATGTCAAGACCGTGATGTGCCAGGGTGACCTCGTCGTCGAGGACAGGAACCTCCTGACCATGGACAAGGACGCGCTCCTCGCACAGTCCGAGGATGCCTTTAGGGCCCTGTGCCTAAGATGA
- a CDS encoding glucose-1-phosphate cytidylyltransferase RfbF, with product MKAVILAGGFGTRISEESHLKPKPMIEIGGYPILWHILKLFHSQGINEFIICAGYKQHIIKEYFADYFLHRSDITFDFTDGDKTIVHSTTSEKWKITVVDTGLNTMTGGRIKRIKRYLDDEPFLLTYGDGVSDVDIQKLIAFHKEHGKLATLTAVHPAGRFGVLDLEGDKIAHFGEKTESKTNWINGGFMVIDPKVIDYISGDETTFEKEPLEKLSSEGQLMAYKHPGFWQCMDTLRDKQNLEAIWESGKAPWKLWD from the coding sequence ATGAAAGCTGTCATTCTGGCAGGCGGATTCGGTACACGTATCTCCGAAGAAAGCCACCTCAAACCGAAACCCATGATTGAAATCGGAGGCTACCCAATCCTCTGGCACATCCTTAAATTATTCCATAGCCAGGGAATCAACGAATTCATCATCTGCGCCGGTTACAAACAGCACATCATCAAGGAGTACTTTGCTGATTACTTCCTACACCGCAGCGATATCACTTTCGATTTCACCGACGGAGACAAGACCATCGTTCATTCCACCACTTCAGAGAAGTGGAAGATTACAGTCGTGGACACCGGCCTCAACACCATGACCGGCGGCAGGATTAAGAGAATCAAAAGATACCTCGACGACGAACCGTTCCTCCTGACTTACGGTGACGGAGTTTCAGATGTCGACATACAGAAACTAATCGCCTTCCATAAAGAACACGGTAAACTGGCAACCCTCACCGCAGTCCATCCCGCAGGTCGCTTCGGAGTGCTCGATCTTGAGGGAGACAAAATCGCCCACTTCGGAGAGAAAACCGAATCCAAGACCAATTGGATCAACGGAGGATTCATGGTAATAGATCCGAAGGTCATTGACTATATCTCCGGAGACGAGACGACTTTCGAAAAGGAACCTCTTGAAAAGCTCAGTTCCGAAGGTCAGCTCATGGCCTACAAGCACCCCGGTTTCTGGCAGTGCATGGACACCCTCCGTGACAAACAGAATCTCGAAGCTATCTGGGAGTCCGGCAAAGCACCCTGGAAACTCTGGGATTGA
- a CDS encoding S-adenosyl-L-homocysteine hydrolase AhcY1, with amino-acid sequence MDELVKKGSMRLHWAYEHMPVIQEIDKKFRKEQPLAGLKIGMALHTEAKTGMLAVTLANAGAEIRLASCNPLSTDDSVAAALREEFGLKVYAKKFESDEEYYANLNAVLDMKPDFVIDDGADLITMAHTSRREVLSNIKGGNEETTTGIVRLKAMAADKKLEFPVMDVNDSKMKYLFDNRYGTGQSVFDGWMNATNLIVAGKRVVVAGYGWCGKGVAMRSKGLGALVTVTEVDPVKAIEARMDGFDVMPMSEAVKTADIVLTVTGCKDIVTKKDFMNMKDGCVLGNAGHFDNEISKKDLNELAVSKEQVRDFIDCYTMKDGRKFYLIGEGRLMNLAAGQGHPAEIMDTSFSTQAMAIVYMVENHDKLKNNVIPVPDEIDDELARIKLRTLGISIDKLTEEQYNYIHSWQEGT; translated from the coding sequence ATGGACGAACTCGTCAAGAAAGGAAGCATGCGTCTCCACTGGGCCTACGAGCATATGCCCGTGATCCAGGAGATCGACAAGAAGTTCAGGAAGGAGCAGCCCCTCGCCGGTCTGAAGATCGGAATGGCCCTCCATACCGAGGCCAAGACCGGAATGCTGGCAGTCACCCTCGCCAACGCCGGTGCAGAGATAAGGCTCGCCAGCTGCAACCCCCTGTCCACCGACGATTCGGTGGCAGCTGCTCTCCGCGAGGAGTTCGGTCTGAAAGTTTATGCTAAGAAATTCGAGAGCGACGAGGAATACTATGCGAACCTCAACGCAGTGCTCGACATGAAGCCCGACTTCGTCATCGACGACGGAGCGGACCTCATCACCATGGCCCACACCTCCAGGAGGGAAGTACTCTCCAACATCAAAGGCGGTAATGAAGAGACCACCACTGGTATCGTTAGGCTCAAGGCCATGGCCGCCGACAAGAAGCTCGAGTTCCCCGTGATGGACGTCAACGACTCCAAGATGAAGTACCTCTTCGACAACAGGTACGGAACCGGGCAGTCCGTCTTCGACGGATGGATGAACGCCACCAACCTCATCGTCGCAGGTAAGAGGGTAGTCGTCGCAGGTTACGGATGGTGCGGAAAGGGAGTAGCCATGAGGTCCAAGGGACTCGGTGCACTCGTAACCGTTACCGAAGTCGATCCTGTCAAGGCCATCGAGGCCCGCATGGACGGATTCGACGTCATGCCCATGTCCGAGGCTGTGAAGACCGCAGACATCGTCCTCACCGTTACCGGATGCAAGGACATCGTTACCAAGAAGGACTTTATGAACATGAAGGACGGATGTGTCCTCGGCAACGCCGGACACTTCGACAACGAGATCTCCAAGAAGGACCTCAACGAGCTCGCAGTTTCTAAGGAACAGGTCAGGGATTTCATCGACTGCTACACCATGAAAGATGGCAGGAAATTCTACCTCATCGGAGAGGGCAGGCTCATGAACCTCGCCGCAGGTCAGGGACACCCCGCCGAGATCATGGATACCAGCTTCTCCACCCAGGCCATGGCCATCGTCTACATGGTCGAGAACCACGATAAGCTGAAGAACAACGTCATCCCCGTCCCCGACGAGATCGACGACGAACTGGCAAGGATCAAGCTCCGCACCCTCGGAATAAGCATCGACAAACTGACCGAGGAGCAGTACAACTACATCCACAGCTGGCAGGAAGGAACCTGA